CATGTTAAAACCTACTTTAGAAGAAACAGTAGATAGCTGAGAAATCACGATACTTGGTTCGGGGAATACACAAAAATAAATATAATTCCAAACATTGGTAACTTGGTTAACCCCAATCAGTGCAATTGACTATCCACCGGATAACACCAGAGCTTTTAGATAGCTAAATCAAGGTGAACTGCAGAATTAGGAGCACAACAATGCTCACATATTGAGCAGAACGCAATGCACATGCCAACAGTTAATGTGCACCTTGAAAACAGCTCAACTAGATGCACAACAAGAAAAGGATTAAAAGGTCCAACTGCACAAGCAACACATCAAAGCAATCAACAGGTACAAATTAAATTTAGCAGAGACAGCAGATAGCCGAGAAACCACGAAATTTGGATAGCAAAATGGTATGGTTCACCAGTAAATCAACCAGCAACCAAGGGCTGAATTACATATCAAAACAGTCTTCCCAGTGTTTCACAACTCAGCTAAAGAAAGACTAAACATCATAGACTCTAGTTTCTTGGACAAATGTCGATGCTGAAGGATAGGAGATGCCAACCACTTAGTCAAACAGGCTGAAACCCATGTCCTGCAAATAAATGAGCATATATTAGAAATATTATCCCCAAACTAGAGACATATACAAATAGGATAATATCAAGGGCAAATCCACAGGTTGAAGATGGATTATATAAGATATGTAAGTTTGTAAAAAGGGCAACGGTGAGAACTGTAGTCTTACATCATCACTCTCTTCCTTCTCAACGACCTTCTCTTCCTTCTTGGACTCAGCTGCAGGAGCAGCACCGCCACTGGTGGGAGCAGCTGCTGCGAcaacagcaccaccaccaccgcttggaACTGAAGTGAACCTCTCCCTACCAGCAGCCAAGAGCTCAGTGATGTCCTTGCCCTTCACTTGGGACAGCAAGAGTTCCAGCCTCTCAGCATCGATTTCACAACCAACTGAAATGCATAGAAACAACTTGAAATTAGATGGCACCATTGCATGTAAAAGGTTACATTAGATATCTTTGCGTTTCAATGTAACAATAAAGTAAATAAGTCAACTACTGTAAACCATTCATTGGTGTAAGTAAGATGCCATACACTCCAGTAAACTGAAGGGACAGAACTGTATAGTACTACTACACATAGTTCATAGTAGCTGAAGGTTTACTAGACATTAGCATAAAACAGATTGATGAAGTAGAAAAACAAACTACTAGCACTACAATAAAATAGCAGGAGAGAAAGTTTCATCAGGTTCTCAACATTTGACTGCTACATAAAATGGCAGAGACAAAATTACCTGACTCCAGGGTTGAGGTCAGGTCCTCTGCAGAGGGGCAGGAGTTGCCACCGAGGTAGGCAAGCAGGTAGGCAGCGAtgtacttcatcctgaaaaagtAAGACAATGCTCAGCAAACGTTACTTAAAATAACTGATAACAGACTAGGTAATCATGTCTTGAGGTATCAAATTTATGGTGCCACGGTATACAGCATAGGCTCAAGTGTGGAGATAAAACATCCTAAAGAGAACGACATATTTAATCTAGCCCAAGCTACATGTTTATACATCTAGTGGTTTACAAGGTACAGCTTGCAGTCCAGCCTCGGACTAATCTGCTATGCCGATAAAATCTTAAACGAACCATAACGCAGTATTAGATCTAGGAAGATAACGAGCACATTTCTACCTGACCACGAAACTAAACGAACAAACCTCGTGATACACCACGAAACCTAGAGCAAGCAGAACAACGCAACCAAAACCACCCCAAAACTAGCATCCATTTCAACAAAAGCAAAACTAACATAGCACAGCGATACCATTCACAGAAAATACATATTTGACATCGAGTAGCAAGATCGTAACAAGGAGATGCAACACGAGAGGGTCAGCGAGCAATTACTTGGATCGGCGAGGGAGAGAGCTGGGGTcgctggggcggcggcggcggcggcggggagcgCGAGTGATCTCTAGGGTTTCTGCGAGGAAGGGTTCTCGTGTGCGCGGCTGCGCTGCCTATTTATACAGCTCGCTCCCGGGCCGCGCCGCGATCGGCGCCGTCCATTTTCCATCGGACGGCGGGTTCCATGCCCTAGCTCCGGCTCTTGCCTTCTCAGCCGTCGATCCTTTCTGATCGACGCGTCCTGACATCATGGGCCGTTGTGCTGCTACTTCGTCCACTAAAGACAAGGCCCATTTAGCGTTAATGGGCCTGGAAGCGAATCAACCGTTACTTTGTGTCTGTTTGATGCAGGAGAAAGCCCACGAGTGGCTCTCAGCCAGaaaccttcttccttcttccttccctCTGGTGTCTCGGCGCGCCGTGGTTGCCACGACAAGGGGCAGAACCACCGATTGGACGAGCTCCGGCGCCAGACGAACCAGCCGGCGGCAACGCGGTGAGCAGCCTCTCCCGTTTCCCCTGGTTTGGCTGAGATGATTTTGCCCCGATTTGGGAACCGTGCGTTCGTGCACGTGAGGTGTTCGATGGAATGTTGACGGTAGGTGTGCTGGAGTACAGGCCGAGGAATCGCCGGCGCTTGGTCCACGTTGTTTTGTCCGGTCAGGGCAGGAGGAAAGGTACTTAGCAGCTCTGAGGGCCGGTTCATGTGTACACCGTGTTTGATCCATTTCACCGCGGCACAGCAGAAGGAACTGGTGCTCTGGTAGCCATTCCTTCGGCTTCGCGTTGTACTGAGAACCCGAGCCTAACTTCTCTCTTCTGTTTGGCTGGCTGCAGGAAGTTGATCAGTATTAGCTGTTTCGGGCTTATTGCAGGCGTGAAGAGTTGCTAGGCCACCATGGATGGTACGTGTGTGCTGGCTCCCCTACCATTTCCtatatactactccctccgttccataattCTTGTTTTGTTTTAGTTCTTGGAGGGAGTATTACTCTCTGTGCATGATATATTTCAATTTTGTTGTATATTGTGGTTTAGTGAGGATGAGCATTCGGCAATAGGTGTGGCCCTAGGATGATTGTTAATTTAATTTAATAATACGGTGCCAAATCTTGATGGATCCCCTTGTGGCATGTGGTATCTTTGAGGTGATCCTAGTTGATCTTGGACGTAGTAACCTCAACTCTGAGGACAGTGGGGTTATAGCTGAAGAGTACAAATATTTCATTGCTCAACGAAAGAAGAGGGAACGTCACCCACATTGTGTTTCAGCACACTGAACAGAGTTTTACTTTTCTAAAATAAATAACAAAAGAAACTTGGTAAAACTCTGGGTATTTAAACGATGCTCCTTTTGCTTGTCTGTGTGGGAATTAGAATCACGTTTCTAGTTGGCTGCTGCTTGTGCTCATGGTGTCAGTGTGCCATTTCTATTTTTCAACAGTCGATAAACAAGAAACGATGGAAGAGACCATTCTGGTCGGTGATGATCTGATGCGTGGGCCGCCTTCCCCTGTCGTACCAAAAGAAATTGCATCGCATGTCCTCGAAGGAGTTGAGCTTTGCGATGGTATCCTCAAGAATCTTTTCCTGTGTGAGTAACTATTTACTCTCATGTCCCAGCATGTTTGTCCTTCTCCATATGTAAAACGTATGAAGAAAATATATCTGTGATCCAGGCCTGCAAATCAATGATATTGAGCCATTTTGTCAAGACGAAATTGTGCTATACCAACAATGTGTTGCGAAACGGGTCAGTAATATTAACCCATCTGAAGCTATAGCTTGATTCCTTTACCTGTTTAACCAACTGTGTGCCATTGTCTGTCTTACTTTTATAGGATAAGGAAATAAGGGAGCGGCTCCAGGATAGTGAATATAAATTGGGTGTGTCGATGCCTCTTGAAGCAGCAAACGAAAGGGTCACGCAACTCCAGTCAGAACTCACACTGCTTGAAAGGTGACCTTAGTGCTGATGCTCTTTGTTGCAGATATATTACAGTAGCATCTCCTGTTATTAGAAGCGGTTAATAGACATATTCAAGTTTGTATATTAAGCTTCAAGGTTTTTTGTTCTTTGAAATTTAAACCCTGGTAATCTGGTCCATTGCCTGGACATATGTAAAATTCGCTTACCTTAAGGGTTTTTTTCTAATCTGCATCAGCAACTAGATAAAGAGTGAAGAAATGTTGGGAGATTTCTTCTGCCCCTTTGATATCTTTATAATGCAACCATATAGGTATCTCTAATGTTTAAAGTGGAAAGTGTCATACTGATATTAAAAGCTTCACCAATATACAATCCAGCCTTCATATAGTTTTTCTCCTTTTTCATCTCCATAGAAAGAAATGGGAAGTCTATTGTCTACATCTTGTTTTCCTATTTCATTGTCATAAAAGAATAGAATGTACACACTATTCTCAACTTTTCATGACAATGTACACAAGTACTTGATGGCATAATAGCTTCCTATGCTTAGTTTAAATTTCGTGCCTTGCAGTCATTTGGTACTAACACACTGAAACGCTGTTTTGTTCATGCTTGGACTGTTGGACAATTTGCCTGTTTGACccagttagcaaggtttagtgtAGGAAAAGAGCCAGGATGAGCTTAAACCTATGAAGTACCAGACAACAGAGGTTATTTGGTTAGCTTGTTGAGTGAGAGGGGTGGACTGAGGGAGAACCAGTTAGCAAGCTGGCAAGCTTCGAGCATAGGTTAATTGGTTATCTTGTTGAGAGGGAGGCGGGAGTCTAGCTGATTTTGAGATATATCTATCTAATATTCTTGTGGGCCATCGAATAATATACTTTAGGCCATGGAGGGTTTTTTTCTTGAAAAGATTATGTAAAAAGCTCTTCACAGCACGCTTCTGTTTTATCACTTTATGTTGATTAGTTACAGCCCTTCAGCCAGGGGTGTTCTATGACATCTGCGATAGGGCATGGTTCTTCTTAACAGGCTGCTAGCAGGAGCTTGCTTGGCCTCCCTATTTTGCATGTCAAATATTTGTTCCGGCTTCCCATAAGTTGCGCTTGTTACCGTATCCCACTGACTTGTGGCCAGCACTACTTCTCCAAAAGGAAGGAACTTGTAAAAGCACCTCGTGACCAGAGTTCCGCATCCTACTGAATGGATTTACAGTCTTCTG
This region of Lolium perenne isolate Kyuss_39 chromosome 2, Kyuss_2.0, whole genome shotgun sequence genomic DNA includes:
- the LOC127334707 gene encoding large ribosomal subunit protein P2A, whose amino-acid sequence is MKYIAAYLLAYLGGNSCPSAEDLTSTLESVGCEIDAERLELLLSQVKGKDITELLAAGRERFTSVPSGGGGAVVAAAAPTSGGAAPAAESKKEEKVVEKEESDDDMGFSLFD
- the LOC127334706 gene encoding uncharacterized protein, with protein sequence MDVDKQETMEETILVGDDLMRGPPSPVVPKEIASHVLEGVELCDGILKNLFLCLQINDIEPFCQDEIVLYQQCVAKRDKEIRERLQDSEYKLGVSMPLEAANERVTQLQSELTLLERRMILASGLQGMEGFRQRWSLHGQLGDTRKRLEALNNGMAKRESPSSPDPVEGATPAAKKRWFF